The Humulus lupulus chromosome 7, drHumLupu1.1, whole genome shotgun sequence region TAGAAAATATAACCATAGACAAtgaaaagaaaaatgaagagtaTACACAAATTTTAGTGGAAACCCTAAGAAAAAGAAACTATGGACAGAGAAGAAATATTTATTATGTGAAAAAATGATACAAAagtatttatttaaacaatacaacTCAAAAAGTATATACAAAAGGAACCATAATATGATGAAGTTAAGTTAATTTAGGTTATACAAACATAACACTAGTGTTCTAAAGAACTAGTAATTTGATTACTCGAACATAATTATAGTGAAGGAAAGATTATATCATGTAGAAATTTCTTCTTTGCCAACATCATGTTAGTTCTTTATTGTAGTAGTTGCCTAAAGCTAGCATTGTTTCTATCCAAAAGCAGATTCATTTGAGAACATAAAGAGactataatctaaaaaaaaagtcaaatagataagttttttttttaacaacaATGAGAGAATATTGATAAAAAAGGCTAAAGAATAATTTACATAAGAATTtaaatagatcaagataaaaccACATAAGAAAATTAAGAGGAACAAGTGATCAAATTGTTTCTGATGAAAGCATCCTTAGAAGAAAAAGATCTTCTTGAAGCTAATTTTCTCTAAAAATGACATTTCTTTAGTGGTCAAGCCCATGGTTTAGGATTTAATTCCTCATAGATTTGGCATTGGGTGAGGTATTCATAATCATATGAGACCTACATAGAAATATGTTTGAGTTTTGGTTGCATAAGATTGTAGTCTTCAACAAAACTGCCTGGTCAATTAAGATGTTTGAGTTTTGCAATGACATGTCTAAGGCTTGATATAATTATAAATGTATAGTATTTTGAGTCTCTTTCTTGTCAAGCTTACATTCAAATGGTGTTTTTGTTGCAGGTGATCATATCGTTTTCTTCATTCTTAATGTTGTAGAGTTTATTGCACTTATGCTCACCTTCAAACCTTTTCTAGCCTTGACTGAtgcaatttaaattttaaaaattgtagTTGAACTATTTTAGACCTTTGTCCTTGAACATCAAACCAATAAGATTGTAATTCTAGTCaaatattagtattattattattattttatttatttatttttaccaaAGCATATAGaaaattgaattaaataaaagaaaattaaaataattcaATTGGGCACCAGTGATGCCAACTCCCGCAACACACTTGTTAGAGCCAAAAGTGAATGTTATGAGATTCGTGCTACACTGTATATAACATATTAGAGTATAATAATGCATCACATTAAAAAATATGcaagaatattatttataaaaatgttCAAAACTCAAAGAGAAAGCAAGTCTTTGAGCAACTCCAACCTAGTATGCTGACTTAACAACTTATCACAACTAATTGGATTGCAAATGTCAAATGCTACGGTGGCGGGACACTGTAGCAACGATATAATtacttataaaatatatattttggtgTACCTTTTACTATTGTAATtagaatggaaaaaaaatataacatcatTTTGGTAGTGGTTCAACACCAAAATAACTTTTACAATTGGAGTTGCTGTGAAAGATTATTACAAGAAATGATTGGATCAAATCACCTTAACAAACCTTTCCATCACAATTATTAAAATAACCTCCCATAGTCacaactatataaaaaaaattgtaatataatGTATTTCTTCTTGTTCATCTTCATTTTGTGTTATTATTAATCTTTATTCACTTAATTATATCTCCCaccataattttaaaaaaaaatcgttttatacggtatattaaatcaattacaaaaatacggttatcccaactatatatatatatatgttcacccttccttttaattttttaattgtcTTTTTTGTCTCAATTTTTAATGAGAATTCAAACATaccaaataatataataataaaagtaataataattatagttactaccttcaataaagtagattaatttatttttatttaaaatgaatgtatttattaatattaaaattaatatctatacaattactcaaaaaataaataattatatgttataatataccATGAaagataattataatattattattctttataaaaatattatatattattttttaaatcatagctaGTTAAATCTCAACATTCAATATTAAACCAAAATCATAAATCTAGTCCAAGTTTCAAGCTTTGTTACAAAAAAATgagttttgtaaatctttgtaataatcaagttaaataaatttataaatatttatgtaaatgtgagttacaaaaatcaactttttagttgtgaaattagttttgtaaattgttgttacaaaaatgtaaaactttttttaaaaaaaatattgtatttcacaaCTCTGTAACCAcatttttcatataaatatatatattcaataaagcattttataaataatgaatatcttaaatttatatttttaagttgtatagcataaatatgatgaTTCATGtaatttttggtacaatattgtaacaatatggaaaaatataatatttttatgtatattttgtttatgatttcttaactataaaatattttcgtaaatgttagttataaaaatatatttcttagttgtgaaattagatttgtaaactattgttacaaaaataaaaaatttagttacgaatttatttgtaagttttatctaaaaaaaaatctacaattctataaatgatttttgtaaatattatttacaaacatgtaataaatatttacaagtttgtaacagatatttactagtttgtaaatgttgatcataaaaaattatattttacagtttttatttatgattttgtcaCTCCGTATTTACACTTTTGTCATTCCGTACTTTTATccaaattttttgtatttttgtaatgcaccgtatttttcatatctttttttaacttttagtgcatttttgtagatttcccatCTTTATTCAATCTATTCATAAATATCTATTATTCATTGTTAAGTGctcttcatttattttattttttgataaaaTTTGCTCTTAAATTTTGGTTGGTGATAAAATAGGCACACCGTCCAATTTTTACATGAAAAATGTCATTTGATGAATGAAAATTTTTAGTTTGACTTCTGTGGTTTTTCTGAATGCGAGATCGGCccatgtattttgttaaatgacaattcagattctttgttttacaaaattgttaaattgttcaaaatagtacctaaacctgattttggttaaaatattttcaaatataatatttcattctcagcTCCTTGACCACTTTCTCTACTTTTATGAACTCATCGCATCGCCAACAACCCAAAAATTGatctataattgaaaatattttgacaaaaatcGGGTATAGAAtattattttgatccatttttgtAAACACAAAGGATCTAAATTATTATTAACAAAATATAAGGGCTGATTGTGTATTTGGAGAAAATATAGggctaaaatggtatttttcattTGATGAATTGTATCGTAAAATTAAAATTTACTTACCATTTACGGTGTCTTTATAAAAATTCCCCAAACAAATGATATTATTCTAAAAGGCCAATTTAATTAGGACGACAACTGGGCTGAAGTTGCCAAATAAGGAAATGGGCCCTTCTGGCGAAGAAAAGAAAGTGCCCCTCTCTTCCTCACTTCTCTTTTCAATAGATCCAAAAACCGGCCActtgagggagagaaagagagagattcaCTTTGCTTCTTCTTTCCTCGTGAATTGGCAAAGATGGTGAGCAAAACAGAGCAGACCCAGTTGGAAAGGCTCGAGAATCAGGTCGATAATGGTGGCGGAGGAGCTTGGGAGTATCTCTGTTTGGTCAGAAAACTCAAGGTTCGGCGTTCCGAGAAGGTTTTAAAGCATGGCTTGTCGATCTTGAACGACCACAGGAAGCGATCCAGTCTCGGTTCCGAAGGTCAGTATTCGTTTATTTGATATCCAATCTGGGTCGATGTGTTTTTCTTATTCACTGCTTGATTTCAGTTTCAATTTTTGGATTACTAAACACACTAATTACTAAGGATTGCAGAACGGTTTATTTCTGTAGAATTGGCCTCTTGGGTGTGTCTGAATTTATATGAATTCAATTGAGTTATGGGCCTTTGGTCATTGATAATGGATCAAATTTGGGTATGAGTAGAAATTGAGCTAGATAGTGAAACGCCTGAATTTATCTTTAGGGACTtctttgttttatgttttgtttgtGAAATTTCAATCGTTGTGGTTAGCCGTTTACCATGCCAATATCGGGTTCGTGGGATCATCGCAGGGCTTATGGTTATCCCGTTTTAGTATAGAATACATGACATTGGCTTCTTACGTTAATTAGTATTTGGTTTGTGTAGTATGACTCTGGTCAACGGAGTCTACTTATGTTGCTTAGATCCAACTTCTTCTACATGTTTGAAGAGGTGAAATATTTTAGAGTTATATGCTACTACTAATAATTTGGAGATCTACATGGTCTCGATTCGCCTAATGGGTAACTTTGTGTATCTTTTCACAGAATGGACTCTATACGAGCAAGTAGCAGTTGCAGCTATGGATTGCCAATGTCTTGATGTTGCAAAGGTACAGTGAAATTTTGGTTTCTCTAATTATTGAGATTGAAGGTGATATGCTATACAATGCCAATGTCATGGTATTTGCCACAAAATGCTAGATGAAGTACTGAAGAAAATCATGTTATCACTTTTGGAATTTGGATGTAGCTTTATTTAGAAAGAagaaattgtttttattttttataaaagggGGAAAACTCTGAATTATCATTTTTTGTATCAATTGGTGGGCTTGTGCATTATTGAAGATTGATTTTTAATTCATTAGCTAGGGATTTATAGCGCTTTGAACTTGTAGTTTCATCCATGTTGTATTGACATGGCTAATTTTCTTAAGTTGATTCTTAAGTCGCTGCTCGAAGAGGACATTTGCTCTCTTGGATTTTGTAGGTTTGATATCTATGTCATGAGTCTGATGCCTTTTTGCTATTTAATTAACTTGCAGGAGTGCATAACAGCTTTGCGGAAGAGATTTCCAGAGAGTAAAAGGGTTGGTAGGTTAATCAACACACTGCTGATAAAGTGTGTCAATGTCTGTGTTTTAATAGAAGAAAGATATTCTTACACGAACTTTCATGTGTGGTATTGGCATAAATCACAGGTAAGCTAGAGGCTATGCTGCTTGAAGCAAAAGGCTCCTGGGCAGAAGCAGAAAAGGCTTACTCAAGCCTTTTAGAGGATAATCCCCTTGATCAAGTAAAATTTTGTACCTATTATGTTTTAATTGATGAAATCTATTTGTATTACTggattctctttttatttttttttcatcaaagaAATTTTTAGAAAGATATGGAATggttatctaattttttttttttcatttttcctaCATAGGTAATCCTCAAGAGGAAAGTAGCCATGGCAAAGGCACAAGGCGATATTTCAGGGGCAATTGATTGTCTAAATAAATACCTTGAAACGTAGGGCACTCTAGCTTTTTGTTGTTGAGAAGTTTGCATATGACAGGAGAAACATGTTGCTCATTTGCCTTTTCTTGTCCTACAGATTTATGGCTGATCATGATGCCTGGAGAGACCTGGCTGAAATCTACGTTTCTCTTCAAATGTAAGCACTCTTTCTTTGAGCATAAATGTTATTATTCTTTCATGTTACCATTTGTTACTTCCTAACTGATAAGCTATGCCTAGGTACAAGCAAGCTGCATTCTGCTATGAAGAGCTAATATTATCACAACCTACTGTTCCTTTACATCACTTAGCCTATGCTGACGTAAGTGTCTATCTTGTCTATGTGCACCAACTGCGTTACTGCTATCACTTTGATTTCCTATACTAAGATTTGAGATTTTTCTTAATATTCTCTTGTCTTCCCTTGTTTTCATGGTAAACAGGTACTTTACACACTTGGCGGACTAGAAAATCTACAGGCAGCAAAGAAATACTATGCATCCACTATTGACTTGACTGGAGGCAAAAGTACTAGAGCGCTTTTTGGTGTTTGTTTGGTATGCTCTCTCTAATGAAACACGCTCATTTATTGCACACTTTTTTTGTGTCAATTGTTGCCCCGTGAATGTTTAGTACTTATATCAAGACATATTTGATTTTGGTATACGGCCATTGTTCAAATGCTGCCAACTTGGTGACTGAAACAAAGTTTACTTCGTGTTACCAGTGTTCTTCTGCCATTGGGCAGCTGGCAAAGGGTCGGAACAAGGAAGACAAAGAGAGTGAGCTACAATCTCTGGCAGCAGCAGCCTTGGAGAAGGACTACAAACAAAGAGCACCTGCAACACTTTCCTTGATTACGACTGCCttaaaaaacttaaaagtttCATCATAACTCTAATTTGATCGAAACCCTGTTTTAGTATTTCTCTGCTCCAAAGTTGTACTTGGCAACTTGATGCTAAAGGCCTGGAATTTACACAAggattttgttatttatttttgcattttGCCCCCAAATCAGTTTTAAGGGTGTGATTTATTCTCTATTTAACATGACAATAACAGTCTAGGATTGTACAACTCGTTTGGGATATCTTGTCAATTCTCCATCCTGTGCTCTAGAACTCATTTGTTGATCTTATATTTcttggaaaaaaaattaagagtagcttaacatattTTATTACTCACTTATATTATAAATTTCATGGCATTGCTGGTTTCTTTCATGCTTCTTATTTATTCTTATGAATTTCAGGAAAACCCTTAttactgtattttttttttggcattttcatataaacaaaatGGTCAGCTCAAgacatttttaaacattttttttcctcTTCAACTTAATCAACATTGTGGAGACTGTGAGCCATTAAGGGTTGGAGCTAAAAAATAGCCTATTTTTTGGTATGATGTATCAACTGTAATTGGAATGACTACATACGATTTTTTTTCTTTCGTTCTCATATTAAGTAATAATTTTCTGTGAGACCACTTCCAAATGCTCTGCTTGTCAACATTGATGCTATGGTTTCATCTTCTAATAACATTCACATAGAGACATTGTCTAAACGTTTAGAGGTGTaagatttttgttttaatttgttAAGTAGTTATTATTATCTCTATTCAGTTACTAAATTAatgattgttattattattaatattatttttattattattcctTAGTTAGTTAGGCAATGGAAAAGGGAAAgatcaaatttttttttcttaagaaaaGGAAAAGTTCAGTTACATTATTATTGTTAGGATATTATTAGGATTTTATATAAATGTTATTATtagataaataaacaaatgataaaactaaataaaagattCACTATTACAGTTTTTTCAATTACTTAATTATAAGAGTTAGCTCTTATATTGTCACAAACAAAGAATGTTGGTAGCTCTACTTTAATTACaatgatttaatttaattattaacaaAGAATGGTAGCAGCTATACTAtaactattaatttttttttattaatatatgttaaaaaattaaaaaaatctataAATGAAATAATATAGAATGCTGAACTTTTAGGATGCCACCTCAACATCTTTTAAGTTTAgctttatataattatataaatataaatataaatagataATTTTCTTTTCCTAAAAATAATAGTTATAAGTAacaatttcaaattcaaattaaatatcaaaaaaaccaaacatataataattaaaaaaaatagtatttgaaAATATTTCAACAACTCTAATCtcttatatatatacattgaacAGAACTATTTTTCATCATAGAGATAACGATGAAGATACTTATGAGTGTTTTGTTTACACTTTTAATGTGTTTGAATTGTGAGGGTTACTACTGTGGTATCGATCAAATTATTCGATATCAGCCTTGCATCAATGAAATAAATTATATGCTATACAGATTATTCGATATCAGCCTTGCATCAATGAAATAAATTATATGCTATACAGTGGCAGACCGATCTCTCCCAATTGCTGTAATGCAATTGCCGACATCTACTACAACAGTGATTGTGGTTTTTATAAGCCATACACTAATTTCTTTCTACAGGGTAATTATTATTGTTCTCGCCATtactatttttataattttcCACGCCATCCTCAATATCCTCCTCCTTATTATTTTCCACCTTGCCCTCATTACCCGCCCTCTCCTCTTCCTCATCCTTCTCCTCCTACCCTGCCACCCCCTCatccttctccttctcctcctACACCGCCGTCTTCTCATCCTACTCCCACAACGCCGCCTTCTCCTCCACCCCCTTCCCATCCTCATCCTTCTCCTCCTACACCGCCCTCCTCTCATCCTACTCCCACAGCGCCGCCTTCTCCTCCACCCCCTTCCCATCATCATCCTTCTCCTCCTACACCGCCATCTTCTCATCCTACTCCTACAACACCGCCCTCTTCTCGTCCTACTCCCACACCACCGCCTTCTCCTACTACCCCGCCCTCTTCTCATCCACCTCCCACAACGTCGCCTTCTCCTCCTACACCTACACCGCCGTCTTCTCATCCTAATCCTACAACACCGCCTTCTCCTACTACACCGCCGCCAAGTAAGAGTAACTGTAGTGAGATAATGCAACGTCTTAATCCATGCATTAACGAGATGATAGCGTACAATAATCGAGGGTCCGGTCAAATAAGCTCGATATGTTGCGACATTATTTTGCAGGCTTCTGATTCATGCAACACTGCTAATGGTTCGTATTCATGGTCCGTCTCCATTTCTGGACCTGCCTTGGATTACTGCAGGAATCATCACTAGTTATATTTCATTTAgtttttgtttgttttctttttagtttaggaaagaataaatttattttgttattttgttttgtttgttttctttttagTTAAGGAAAGAATAAATTCATTtagttattttgttatttttccaaattacGGTGgaatttagttatattttttagttttttctattCATTTTTTTAAGATTTGGATTGATTTCTGTcttcttatttatttgtttttttttttaaaatttaaatgggGTTTCAGTTTATACTTTAATCTCGTTTGTttctttataatatatatatattttttaaaatcttgGTAATCGATTAAGGAATCAGTTTTGAGATGAAACATTCAAAATAATGATGATTTGGATTggataaaaaaattaagaatgtgAGGAGCTGCTCCTTAACGCCTATAATAAAACCATTATGGCAGTTTTGTCTTTCTTTTGGTCCTATGAATTAGAATCTTATGACAATATATGAAGATATTGTaaagtttggtacaaactaaaatcacaaattttGTTATAAGGGTCATGTATAAGGTATTATGATGTATGACCGACGCAATGCATGACTGGTTTGATCTTTGATGGGCTAGCAGGGTTTGAACCATTACCTGATGAGCAAACCGAGTCCCATAAGGACTAACTCAATCGGAACCACTTAATTAAGATAAATGTTAAAAGCTTATTTCCTCTATTTGCTTATTTCTCCCTCTTCGTTTAAGctcttatttataaaattttgagaTACGCAGATTGCGATGTTAAAACCGTTTAAAttggaaaaaatataaaattggatTTGGCTGCCTGTGGTCCTTGCCTCCCAAGCTGCGGCATAGGATGTCAGCGGTCGCGGAAACCGCTGGCCTATTTCAGCACCCAATTCATTATTAAAAGTCTAACTTTCAATCTTATACACATTAAcattattgaataatattttagaattataaatttgtaattgattttgtgACAAATAACATTATgtcatattatttaatctaacattatattatataaaataatataataatctaCGTATGGATGCTCTTATGTTACCAATGAGCTACATACTTGAAACTGCGAAGGAAACACTGAATTTaatagtaatatcataattactcGAAAATTTTGACAAGTATCAGTGTAGTAAGAATAAAGGTTTGtattttttataaagaaaattgtgctattatttatttaatgaaataattaggtaattaattgcattttttttattagtaTCCTTGAATATATCATAGGAGAAATTGTTGTTATTTCAATATACGAGATGGAGAAACAAAGAGAATTGGTTAATTGTAAATATTGATGTTCTTTTTAGTCAAATGTTTTTTTGCATCATTTTTGCTCATTTGGATTTTCACATTTTACTTTTTCCAAATTTGTTGTTTAAGTCATCACTTAACGTAAGTATTGTAAGCAATCCTTTAATTAGGGTTTATAATCTAATTCAATTGTAAGAAACTAagcatcataaaaaaaaaaaatcgcaacCCATCTTatattttctctattttctttTAACTAAGTTTATTTTAACGTAAAActaataattttaaatttgaaatataagaTATCTTTTAATTCTTTTGTTTTTGGTGTAATTAACTATAAGATAATTAAggtttatatataacttttgagaaatatacaaaatcattcaaaataaaTGTGGGATATGTGGACGTTTTCATCACTAATTTTCTAACAGGTGCTAGTGATTACTTAAATGATGGTGAAGGTGGACATGCCAGCTGATGAAACAATGTGCCtcgatgaattttttttttttgaatttttttttttgctaataaAGAGATCAAGCAGTATATAATTTACTTATTGGTAAATTGGAGGATTAGAAATATGACTATTGCTTTCCAATTAACTGTGTTTTGCATTAATTGCTACTTTATCAATCTTACTGAGTAGTGTACATGCTGTATTTGCTTCACTTGATTGATTAGTGTACATGTTGTATTTGCTTAACCTGATAGTTGGCCGGGTAataaaaatgttgtatttttcTGTACATTTGATTGATTAGTGTACATATTGTATTTGCTTCACCTGATGGTTGGCTGGATAataaaaatgttgtatttttcagTACATCGTTATGGATTTGATTAGTCTGAAATCAAGAAAAACAAATAGTATTTCGTAAATATTACAATTGATTTAACAACATTAATCATTTTCTGTCTTCAAGGTGCGTACCATTGTTCTGGTTACTATTGCGATGTGGATCAAATTATACGATACCACGGTATGGATCAAAAAATACATTACCAGCATTGCATCACTAATTTAATAGGCAAATCTTTAAATTAAGATATCTTttaattatattgtttttggtgtaAATAACTATAAAAGCATTAAGGTTTATATATAGCTTTTGAGAAATgaataaaatcattcaaaataAATGTGGGATATAATTATTTACTATTCATGTGGACGTTTTGATCACTAATTTTCTAACAAATTCATGGTCGAGGGAGAGGTCACTGATGTGGTTAAGCCAGACTTTTAATTTTGCGGGTTTGTGTTTGACAATAACAATTTGTATTGATGGAAattttttctcttattagacTTATGTATAGTAAATACAACTTCGTTATATTTTTCGTTTTTTCtacttatttaatttttatattgaAAAAATTATCACCCAAATATTTAATGTTAAGAAGTTTTGAATTTTGTTATAAGATTTGTATTGATTTCCCTTTCTTAATGCCACATTGCCTCTTTTGTAGCAAAATGAAGTCAAAGTCTCCATTTATTTC contains the following coding sequences:
- the LOC133790770 gene encoding uncharacterized protein LOC133790770, with amino-acid sequence MVSKTEQTQLERLENQVDNGGGGAWEYLCLVRKLKVRRSEKVLKHGLSILNDHRKRSSLGSEEWTLYEQVAVAAMDCQCLDVAKECITALRKRFPESKRVGKLEAMLLEAKGSWAEAEKAYSSLLEDNPLDQVILKRKVAMAKAQGDISGAIDCLNKYLETFMADHDAWRDLAEIYVSLQMYKQAAFCYEELILSQPTVPLHHLAYADVLYTLGGLENLQAAKKYYASTIDLTGGKSTRALFGVCLCSSAIGQLAKGRNKEDKESELQSLAAAALEKDYKQRAPATLSLITTALKNLKVSS
- the LOC133791411 gene encoding vegetative cell wall protein gp1-like; translated protein: MLYSGRPISPNCCNAIADIYYNSDCGFYKPYTNFFLQGNYYCSRHYYFYNFPRHPQYPPPYYFPPCPHYPPSPLPHPSPPTLPPPHPSPSPPTPPSSHPTPTTPPSPPPPSHPHPSPPTPPSSHPTPTAPPSPPPPSHHHPSPPTPPSSHPTPTTPPSSRPTPTPPPSPTTPPSSHPPPTTSPSPPTPTPPSSHPNPTTPPSPTTPPPSKSNCSEIMQRLNPCINEMIAYNNRGSGQISSICCDIILQASDSCNTANGSYSWSVSISGPALDYCRNHH